In one window of Pseudomonas chlororaphis subsp. chlororaphis DNA:
- a CDS encoding putative bifunctional diguanylate cyclase/phosphodiesterase: MEWLGLHFFTELPEGGQVLLTCSHNPVLVILAYLVACAGSFATLDMAERVRHVDLAAAQQRWLWIGAFCLAGGIWAMHFIGMLALQIPIETHYDLPMTLLSLLIAVIASWLAMKTLSHTQLQLWRYLLASIWIGLGICVMHYVGMAAMRSQATAYYQPDLFGLSIAIAISASLVALLLSRYLSNGSGVLHQMLKYAASLLLGGGIVAMHFTGMWALKLVMPVAGTPSIAVDDNPLQLGLTIAVIALLIIGSSISAALADKKLQHKEQDLRRVNTLLSQLDQARVALQQVAHYDALTNLINRRGFNHLFAEKLIEKTVQGGMLAVMFLDIDHFKRINDSLGHDAGDQLLKVIAGHIKSSTRSHEDVVARFGGDEFCILMSLSHRDEAQHMAQRIMSKMKEPIELAGRRMVMTTSIGISVFPDDGTTCEELLKHADLALYQSKGSGRNSLHFFSTNLKTRASLELQLEEELRNALRHEAGLTLYYQPIYDLGSRKVSKLEALVRWRHPLHGLLAPDRFIGIAEANGLIAELDNWVLRKACEDLAALSRHGFAELKIAVNCSALNLAREELAEEIANTLSSAGVAPQRLELEVTENALMGNIDSTVALLRQIRNLGVSLSIDDFGTGYSSLAYLKRLPLNTLKIDRSFIQDVPQSTQDKEIVQAIIVMAHTLHLQVVTEGVESMEQYEFLAQYGCDFIQGYLLSRALPLEELPGVIDEIEQRMLPAVAAVSPLTPVRDTGGSGSRDPAPDSPGRHAGASVVQPIR, translated from the coding sequence ATGGAATGGCTTGGTCTGCATTTTTTTACCGAGCTCCCCGAAGGCGGGCAGGTATTACTCACCTGCAGCCACAACCCCGTGCTGGTGATCCTCGCCTATCTGGTGGCCTGCGCTGGCAGCTTCGCCACCCTGGACATGGCCGAACGGGTGCGCCACGTCGACCTGGCAGCCGCCCAGCAACGCTGGCTCTGGATCGGCGCCTTCTGCCTGGCCGGCGGCATCTGGGCCATGCATTTCATTGGCATGCTGGCACTGCAAATCCCCATCGAAACCCATTACGACCTGCCGATGACCCTACTGTCGCTGCTGATCGCGGTGATTGCATCCTGGCTGGCGATGAAGACCCTCAGCCATACCCAGCTGCAACTGTGGCGCTACCTGCTGGCGTCGATCTGGATCGGCCTGGGCATCTGCGTCATGCATTATGTCGGCATGGCGGCGATGCGCTCACAAGCCACGGCCTACTACCAACCCGACCTCTTCGGCCTGTCGATTGCCATCGCCATCAGCGCGAGCCTGGTCGCTTTGCTGTTGTCCCGCTACCTGAGCAATGGCAGCGGCGTGCTCCACCAGATGCTCAAATACGCGGCCAGCCTGCTGCTGGGGGGCGGCATAGTCGCCATGCATTTCACCGGCATGTGGGCGCTGAAACTGGTGATGCCAGTGGCGGGTACGCCTTCGATAGCGGTGGATGACAACCCCTTGCAACTGGGCCTGACCATCGCCGTCATCGCCCTGCTGATCATCGGCAGCAGCATCAGCGCGGCCCTGGCGGACAAGAAACTCCAGCACAAGGAACAGGACCTGCGCCGGGTCAACACCCTGTTGAGCCAACTGGACCAGGCTCGGGTGGCGTTGCAACAGGTGGCGCATTACGACGCCCTGACCAACCTGATCAATCGTCGTGGCTTCAATCATCTGTTCGCCGAAAAGCTCATCGAAAAGACCGTGCAGGGCGGCATGCTGGCGGTGATGTTCCTCGACATCGATCACTTCAAGCGGATCAACGACAGCCTCGGCCACGATGCCGGCGACCAACTGTTGAAGGTGATTGCCGGCCATATCAAAAGCTCCACCCGCAGCCATGAAGACGTAGTGGCGCGTTTCGGTGGAGACGAGTTCTGCATCCTCATGAGCTTGAGCCACCGCGACGAAGCCCAGCACATGGCGCAACGCATCATGAGCAAGATGAAGGAGCCCATCGAGCTGGCAGGAAGGCGCATGGTGATGACCACCAGTATCGGCATCAGCGTCTTTCCCGACGATGGCACAACCTGCGAAGAACTGCTCAAGCATGCCGACCTGGCGCTCTATCAATCCAAGGGCAGCGGTCGCAACAGCCTGCATTTCTTCAGCACCAACCTGAAGACCCGGGCGAGCCTGGAGCTGCAACTGGAGGAAGAATTGCGCAACGCCCTGCGCCACGAAGCCGGATTGACCCTGTATTACCAACCCATCTACGACCTGGGCAGCCGCAAGGTCAGCAAGCTCGAAGCGCTGGTGCGCTGGCGGCATCCGTTGCACGGGCTGCTGGCCCCTGATCGTTTCATCGGGATCGCAGAAGCCAACGGGCTGATCGCCGAACTGGACAACTGGGTCCTGCGCAAGGCCTGCGAGGACCTGGCCGCCCTGTCCCGCCATGGCTTTGCCGAGCTGAAAATCGCGGTGAACTGCTCGGCCCTGAACCTGGCGCGGGAGGAGTTGGCCGAGGAGATCGCCAACACCCTGAGCAGCGCCGGTGTCGCGCCCCAGCGCCTGGAACTGGAAGTCACGGAAAACGCCCTGATGGGCAACATCGACAGCACCGTGGCCCTGTTGCGGCAGATCCGCAATCTTGGGGTGTCGCTGTCGATCGACGACTTCGGCACGGGTTATTCGTCCCTCGCCTACCTCAAGCGGCTGCCGCTCAACACCCTGAAGATCGACCGGTCGTTCATCCAGGACGTGCCCCAGTCGACCCAGGACAAGGAAATCGTCCAGGCGATCATCGTCATGGCCCATACCCTGCACCTGCAGGTGGTGACCGAAGGCGTCGAGAGCATGGAGCAGTACGAGTTCCTCGCCCAATACGGCTGCGACTTCATTCAGGGTTACCTGCTCAGCCGGGCGCTGCCCCTGGAAGAGTTGCCCGGGGTGATCGACGAGATCGAGCAGCGCATGCTGCCCGCCGTCGCCGCGGTCAGCCCTCTGACGCCGGTTCGCGATACAGGCGGATCAGGGTCGCGGGATCCTGCTCCAGATAGCCCTGGCCGCCATGCAGGCGCATCAGTTGTGCAGCCAATCCGCTGA
- a CDS encoding YkgJ family cysteine cluster protein: protein MSEASPCLNCGACCSHFRVSFFWGECASSGGTVPDDLVASISPSRVAMLGTDCKPTRCTALTGEVGKEVSCSIYHQRSSTCREFEASWENGQQNVDCDAARAAFGLAPLEPTLYFEQSA from the coding sequence ATGTCCGAAGCCAGTCCGTGTCTGAATTGCGGTGCCTGCTGTTCACACTTTCGTGTGTCTTTTTTCTGGGGTGAATGCGCCTCTTCCGGCGGTACGGTCCCCGACGATCTGGTGGCGTCCATCAGCCCCAGCCGGGTCGCCATGCTCGGTACCGATTGCAAGCCGACCCGCTGCACCGCGCTGACCGGCGAGGTCGGCAAGGAAGTCAGCTGTTCGATCTATCACCAGCGTTCCAGCACCTGCCGCGAGTTCGAGGCGTCCTGGGAAAATGGCCAACAGAACGTCGATTGCGACGCCGCGCGGGCGGCATTCGGGCTCGCGCCCCTGGAGCCGACGCTGTACTTCGAACAGAGTGCTTAG
- a CDS encoding spinster family MFS transporter: MQNSTQAANAWRILFLLFLANLFNFFDRTIPAIIIEPIRMEWHLSDFQIGIIGTAFTIVYAIAGLPLGRMADTGSRSKLMGWGLAVWSGLTAVNGLVGSFWSFLVVRMGVGIGEASYAPAANSLIGDLFPAHRRARAMGIFMLGLPLGLLLAFFTIGAMVKAFDSWRAPFFIAAVPGLLLAVFMFFIKEPKRGAAEAVKVSQERVDRPIRRVLAIPTFLWLVLAGLSFNFASYACNSFLVPMLQRYFLMPLQEAAVATGVIVGVTGLFGLTLGGWVADKIHLRVANGRLLFAAFSMLISTLCTAWALHAGRIEIGVFVAVFSVGWLFTYNYYTCVYTAIQDVVEPRLRATAMALFFAGLYLLGGGLGPVVVGALSDHFAYAAMYAAGAGQMTEAFKAVGLHDAMYLIPVALLLTMLFLFLASRCFVRDAQRMKDGLVPGAPTGAAVAA; the protein is encoded by the coding sequence ATGCAGAACTCGACCCAAGCGGCGAATGCCTGGCGCATTCTGTTCCTGTTGTTCCTGGCTAACCTGTTCAACTTCTTCGATCGCACCATTCCGGCCATCATCATCGAGCCGATCCGCATGGAGTGGCACCTGAGCGACTTCCAGATCGGCATCATCGGCACCGCTTTCACCATCGTCTACGCCATTGCCGGCCTGCCCCTGGGGCGCATGGCCGATACCGGGTCGCGCAGCAAGCTCATGGGCTGGGGCCTGGCGGTATGGAGCGGGCTGACCGCGGTCAACGGCCTGGTGGGCAGTTTCTGGAGTTTCCTCGTCGTGCGCATGGGTGTCGGCATCGGCGAAGCCAGCTATGCGCCGGCGGCCAACTCGCTGATCGGCGACCTGTTCCCGGCCCACCGCCGGGCCCGGGCCATGGGCATCTTCATGCTCGGCCTGCCCCTGGGCCTGTTGTTGGCGTTCTTCACCATCGGCGCCATGGTCAAGGCCTTCGACAGCTGGCGCGCGCCGTTCTTTATCGCCGCGGTGCCGGGGCTGTTGCTGGCGGTGTTCATGTTCTTCATCAAGGAGCCCAAGCGTGGGGCGGCGGAAGCCGTCAAGGTCTCCCAGGAACGCGTCGACCGGCCGATCCGCCGGGTGCTGGCGATTCCGACCTTTCTCTGGCTGGTGCTGGCCGGGCTGAGCTTCAACTTCGCCTCCTACGCCTGCAACTCGTTCCTGGTGCCGATGCTGCAGCGTTACTTCCTGATGCCCTTGCAGGAAGCCGCGGTGGCGACCGGGGTGATAGTCGGGGTGACCGGCCTGTTCGGCCTGACCCTGGGCGGCTGGGTCGCCGACAAGATTCACCTGCGTGTCGCCAATGGCCGGTTGCTGTTCGCCGCCTTCAGCATGTTGATCTCGACCCTGTGCACCGCCTGGGCCCTGCATGCCGGGCGCATCGAGATCGGGGTGTTCGTCGCGGTGTTCAGTGTCGGCTGGCTGTTCACCTACAACTACTATACCTGCGTTTATACGGCGATTCAGGATGTGGTCGAACCACGTCTGCGGGCGACGGCCATGGCGCTGTTCTTTGCCGGCCTGTATCTGCTGGGCGGAGGCCTGGGGCCGGTGGTGGTGGGGGCGCTGTCCGATCACTTCGCCTATGCGGCGATGTACGCCGCCGGAGCCGGGCAGATGACCGAGGCGTTCAAGGCGGTCGGCCTGCATGACGCCATGTACCTGATCCCGGTGGCGTTGTTGCTGACCATGCTGTTCCTGTTCCTGGCCTCGCGCTGCTTCGTGCGTGATGCGCAGCGGATGAAGGATGGATTGGTGCCGGGGGCGCCGACGGGGGCTGCGGTGGCGGCTTGA
- the rapA gene encoding RNA polymerase-associated protein RapA, translating to MAQQYQPGQRWISDSEAELGLGTVLAQDGRLLTVLYPATGDTRQYALRNAPLTRVRFSPGDTITHFEGWKMTVREVDDVDGLLVYHGLNGQNEVVTLPETQLSNFIQFRLASDRLFAGQIDPLAWFSLRYHTLEHTSRQLQSSLWGLGGVRAQPIAHQLHIAREVADRIAPRVLLADEVGLGKTIEAGLVIHRQLLSGRASRVLILVPENLQHQWLVEMRRRFNLQVALFDEERFIESDAANPFEDTQLALVALEWLVDDEKAQDALFAAGWDLMVVDEAHHLVWHEDQVSPEYALVEQLAEVIPGVLLLTATPEQLGQDSHFARLRLLDPNRFHDLAAFRAESENYRPVAEAVQELLDKGRLSPEAHKTIHSFLGNEGEALLAAVNDGDTEASARLVRELLDRHGTGRVLFRNTRAAVQGFPERKLHPYPLPCPDEYLELPLGEHAELYPEVSFQAQPDASEEERWWKFDPRVEWLIDQLKMLKRTKVLVICAHAETAMDLEDALRVRSGIPATVFHEGMNILERDRAAAYFADEEFGAQVLICSEIGSEGRNFQFAHHLVLFDLPSHPDLLEQRIGRLDRIGQKHVIELHVPYLETSPQERLFQWYHEALNAFLNTCPTGNALQHQFGPRLLPLLEEADDGEWQALIDEARTERERLEAELHTGRDRLLELNSGGAGEGDALVEAILEQDDQFALPIYMETLFDAFGIDSEDHSDNALILKPSEKMLDASFPLGDDEGVTITYDRNQALSREDMQFITWEHPMVQGGMDLVLSGSMGNTAVALIKNKALKPGTVLLELLYVSEVVAPRSLQLGRYLPPAALRCLLDANGNDLSARVAFETLNDQLESVPRASANKFIQAQRDQLTPKINAGEAKIAPRHAERVAEAQRRLAADTDEELARLTALQAVNPTVRDSELVALRQQREQGLAMLEKAALRLEAIRVLVAG from the coding sequence CTCGCCAGTATGCGCTACGGAATGCGCCCCTCACTCGCGTGAGGTTTTCCCCGGGTGACACCATCACCCACTTCGAAGGCTGGAAAATGACCGTGCGCGAAGTCGACGACGTCGACGGCCTGCTGGTCTACCACGGCCTCAACGGGCAGAACGAAGTCGTCACCCTGCCGGAAACCCAACTCTCGAACTTCATCCAGTTCCGCCTGGCCAGCGACCGTCTGTTCGCCGGGCAGATCGACCCCCTGGCCTGGTTCTCCCTGCGCTACCACACCCTGGAACACACCAGCCGCCAGCTGCAATCGTCGCTGTGGGGCCTGGGTGGCGTGCGCGCCCAGCCGATCGCTCACCAGTTGCACATTGCCCGTGAAGTCGCCGACCGTATCGCGCCGCGGGTTCTGTTGGCGGACGAAGTGGGCCTGGGCAAGACCATCGAAGCCGGCCTGGTGATCCATCGCCAGCTGCTGTCGGGCCGCGCCAGCCGCGTGCTGATCCTGGTCCCGGAGAACCTGCAGCACCAGTGGCTGGTGGAAATGCGCCGGCGCTTCAACCTGCAGGTCGCGCTGTTCGACGAAGAACGCTTTATCGAAAGCGATGCCGCCAACCCCTTCGAAGACACCCAGCTCGCCCTGGTGGCCCTGGAATGGCTGGTGGACGACGAGAAGGCCCAGGACGCGCTGTTCGCCGCCGGCTGGGACCTGATGGTGGTCGACGAAGCGCACCACCTGGTGTGGCACGAAGACCAGGTCAGCCCGGAATACGCGCTGGTGGAACAGCTGGCCGAGGTGATCCCCGGTGTCCTGCTGCTCACCGCCACCCCGGAACAACTGGGCCAGGACAGCCACTTCGCCCGTCTGCGCCTGCTCGACCCGAACCGCTTCCACGACCTGGCCGCCTTCCGCGCCGAGAGCGAAAACTATCGCCCGGTGGCCGAAGCCGTGCAGGAGTTGCTGGATAAAGGACGCCTGTCGCCAGAAGCGCACAAGACCATCCACAGTTTCCTCGGCAACGAAGGCGAAGCCCTGCTCGCTGCCGTCAACGACGGCGACACTGAAGCCAGTGCGCGCCTGGTGCGCGAGTTGCTGGACCGCCACGGCACCGGCCGCGTGCTGTTCCGCAACACCCGCGCCGCGGTGCAAGGCTTCCCCGAGCGCAAGCTGCACCCGTACCCGCTGCCATGCCCGGACGAGTACCTGGAACTGCCGCTGGGCGAGCACGCCGAGCTGTACCCGGAAGTCAGCTTCCAGGCCCAGCCGGACGCCAGCGAAGAAGAGCGCTGGTGGAAATTCGACCCGCGCGTCGAGTGGCTGATCGACCAGCTGAAAATGCTCAAGCGCACCAAGGTCCTGGTGATCTGCGCCCACGCGGAAACCGCCATGGACCTGGAAGACGCCCTGCGCGTGCGCTCCGGTATCCCGGCCACGGTGTTCCATGAAGGCATGAACATCCTCGAGCGCGACCGAGCCGCCGCCTACTTCGCCGACGAAGAGTTCGGCGCCCAGGTGCTGATCTGCTCGGAAATCGGCAGTGAAGGTCGCAACTTCCAGTTCGCCCACCATCTGGTGCTGTTCGATCTGCCGTCGCACCCGGACCTGCTGGAGCAGCGGATCGGCCGTCTCGACCGGATCGGCCAGAAACACGTGATCGAGCTGCATGTGCCGTACCTGGAAACCAGCCCGCAAGAGCGCCTGTTCCAGTGGTACCACGAAGCGCTGAACGCCTTCCTCAATACCTGCCCGACCGGCAACGCCCTACAGCATCAGTTCGGCCCGCGCCTGCTGCCGCTGCTGGAAGAAGCCGACGACGGCGAGTGGCAAGCGCTGATCGACGAGGCGCGCACCGAGCGCGAACGCCTGGAAGCCGAGCTACACACTGGTCGCGACCGTCTGCTGGAGCTCAACTCCGGCGGTGCCGGCGAAGGCGATGCACTGGTGGAAGCGATCCTCGAGCAGGACGACCAGTTCGCCCTGCCGATCTACATGGAAACCCTGTTCGACGCCTTCGGCATTGACAGCGAAGACCATTCGGACAACGCGCTGATCCTCAAGCCGAGTGAAAAAATGCTCGACGCCAGCTTCCCGCTGGGCGACGACGAAGGCGTGACCATCACCTACGACCGCAACCAGGCGCTGTCTCGCGAAGACATGCAGTTCATCACCTGGGAGCACCCGATGGTGCAAGGCGGCATGGACCTGGTGCTGTCCGGTTCCATGGGCAACACCGCCGTGGCGCTGATCAAGAACAAGGCGCTGAAGCCCGGCACCGTGTTGCTGGAACTGCTGTACGTCAGTGAAGTGGTGGCACCGCGCTCGCTGCAGCTGGGCCGCTACCTGCCACCGGCCGCCCTGCGCTGCCTGCTGGACGCCAACGGCAACGACCTGTCGGCGCGCGTCGCCTTCGAGACCCTCAACGACCAGCTGGAAAGCGTGCCACGGGCCAGCGCCAACAAGTTCATCCAGGCCCAGCGCGACCAGCTGACGCCGAAGATCAACGCGGGCGAAGCGAAGATCGCCCCGCGTCACGCCGAGCGCGTGGCCGAGGCGCAACGGCGCCTGGCCGCCGACACCGACGAAGAACTGGCGCGCCTGACCGCGTTGCAGGCGGTCAACCCGACCGTGCGCGACAGCGAACTGGTGGCCCTGCGCCAACAACGCGAACAAGGCCTGGCCATGCTTGAGAAAGCCGCGCTGCGCCTGGAGGCGATCCGGGTGCTGGTGGCGGGCTGA